A single genomic interval of Cucumis sativus cultivar 9930 chromosome 7, Cucumber_9930_V3, whole genome shotgun sequence harbors:
- the LOC101218251 gene encoding protein RESISTANCE TO PHYTOPHTHORA 1, chloroplastic: protein MNTLIPTSPCNFCYIPSFFPHRTAFSLELSAIKFSHRLRANSNDLQTQAVEEPKEEENGIAAEPQQQTKASSAPALDKDLKKVVQKTAATFAPRASTASKNPAVPGTTLYTVFEVQGYASMLLGGVLSFNLLFPSNEPDIWRLMGMWSIWMFTIPSLRARDCSKNEKEALNYLFLLVPLLNVIIPFFLKSFAVVWSADTVAFFGMYAWKLGWFQRTDVDLE from the exons ATGAACACTCTAATTCCCACTTCTCCTTGCAATTTCTGCTATATTCCAAGCTTCTTTCCCCACAGAACTGCCTTTTCCCTTGAGCTTTCCGCCATTAAATTCAGCCACAGATTGCGCGCCAATTCGAACGACCTACAAACCCAGGCAGTTGAGGAAccgaaagaagaagaaaatgggatTGCAGCTGAACCCCAGCAGCAAACCAAGGCGTCCTCTGCTCCTGCACTCGATAAAGACCTCAAGAAG GTTGTTCAAAAGACTGCTGCAACATTTGCACCAAGGGCCTCTACTGCCTCAAAAAATCCTGCTGTACCTGGAACTACTTTATATACTGTCTTTGAGGTTCAAGGCTATGCCTCAATGTTGTTAGGCGGTGTTCTATCTTTCAATCTTTTATTCCCCTCAAACGAACCAGATATATGGAGATTAATGGGAATGTGGTCAATTTGGATGTTCA CAATACCTTCGCTCCGAGCACGAGACTGctcaaaaaatgagaaagaagcTCTCAACTACCTGTTTCTCCTAGTCCCATTACTCAACGTTataattccatttttcttgAAGTCTTTTGCAGTCGTCTGGTCAGCAGATACCGTTGCCTTCTTCGGAATGTATGCTTGGAAG TTGGGATGGTTTCAGAGAACAGACGTGGACCTCGAATAA
- the LOC101218012 gene encoding auxin-binding protein T85 encodes MAVFSLALSFCSIFLFAIAEASRCSIIGVPLVRNISELPQDNYGRGGLSHITVAGSLLHGLKEVEVWLQTFSPGSHTPIHRHSCEEVFVVLKGTGTLYFAPSSHEKCPGTPKEFPIYSNSTFLIPVNDAHQVGNTNEHEDLQMLVIISRPPAKVFIYDDWFMPHTAARLKFPYYWDEQCFEAPPVKDEL; translated from the exons ATGGCGGTATTTTCCTTAGCTTTATCTTTTTGctcaatttttctctttgcAATCGCTGAAGCATCCCGTTGCTCGATCATCG GGGTGCCCCTAGTAAGAAATATCAGTGAGCTTCCACAAGATAACTATGGAAGGGGAGGCTTGTCTCACATTACTGTTGCAGGTTCACTATTGCATGGGCTGAAGGAG GTGGAGGTGTGGCTCCAAACATTTTCTCCTGGATCGCACACACCTATTCACAGGCACTCCTGTGAAGAAGTTTTTGTGGTTCTGAAGGGGACTGGCACCCTCTATTTCGCTCCTAGTTCTCATGAAAAGTGCCCTGGAACACCAAAAGAATTTCCTATCTATTCAAACAGTACATTTCTCATACCCGTTAATGATGCTCATCAG GTTGGGAATACAAATGAACATGAGGATCTACAAATGCTTGTCATCATTTCTAGGCCACCAGCCAAAgt GTTTATTTATGATGATTGGTTCATGCCCCACACTGCTGCAAGATTGAAGTTCCCTTACTATTGGGACGAACAATGTTTCGAAGCGCCGCCGGTGAAGGACGAACTTTGA
- the LOC101203908 gene encoding probable galacturonosyltransferase-like 4: MAAISLSLSLLQSKEISPKSLPFSFHPFQQSKQRQEMASFSINNNNNNKNNKIHYYFSISFLGLFLSLLLPTPVAATPSTPAGIRLGIIRKPTSDVPIFREAPAFRNGDSCNKDEKIHVAMTLDSNYLRGTMAAVLSILQHSTCPENVEFHFLWARFEGEVFSCIKSTFPYLKFRIYRFDAGRVRGKISKSIRQALDQPLNYARIYLAEILPSEVKRVIYLDSDLVVVDDVAELWGVNLGDKVLAAPEYCHANFTKYFTEQFWSDMELAKTFDRRKPCYFNTGVMVVDVEKWRRGEFTQKMEDWMAVQKQRRIYHLGSLPPFLLVLAGDIRAVDHRWNQHGLGGDNLEGKCRSLHPGPISLLHWSGKGKPWLRLDSRKPCTVDHLWAPYDLYRPSTHSLEE, from the exons ATGGCTgccatttctctctctctctctctcctccaATCCAAAGAAATTTCCCCTAAATCccttcctttttcctttcacCCTTTTCAACAAAGCAAACAAAGACAGGAAATGGCCAGTTTCTCaatcaacaacaataacaacaacaaaaacaacaaaatccattattatttctcCATCTCTTTCCTCGGTCTTTTCTTGTCTCTTCTCCTCCCAACCCCCGTCGCCGCCACTCCCTCCACCCCCGCCGGAATCCGGTTAGGAATCATCCGAAAACCTACCTCGGACGTCCCAATCTTCCGGGAAGCACCAGCGTTTCGAAACGGGGATTCGTGtaataaagatgaaaagatACATGTAGCAATGACATTGGATTCGAATTACCTGAGAGGAACAATGGCGGCGGTCTTGTCGATCCTTCAGCACTCGACTTGTCCGGAGAACGTTGAGTTCCATTTCTTGTGGGCGAGATTTGAAGGGGAGGTGTTCTCGTGTATCAAATCGACATTTCCTTATCTGAAATTTAGGATTTATCGTTTCGACGCCGGTAGGGTTAGAGGGAAAATATCGAAATCCATCCGGCAAGCTTTGGATCAACCGTTGAATTATGCGAGGATTTATTTGGCGGAGATTTTACCGTCGGAGGTTAAGAGAGTTATTTATTTGGATTCTGATTTGGTTGTTGTTGATGATGTTGCTGAGCTTTGGGGTGTCAATTTGGGTGataag GTATTAGCAGCACCGGAGTATTGTCATGCAAACTTCACAAAATACTTCACAGAACAATTTTGGTCGGACATGGAGCTAGCAAAGACGTTCGACAGGCGAAAACCATGCTACTTCAACACAGGTGTAATGGTTGTCGACGTCGAGAAATGGCGTAGGGGTGAGTTCACACAAAAGATGGAAGATTGGATGGCAGTGCAGAAGCAACGACGAATATACCACCTTGGCTCTTTACCGCCGTTCCTCCTCGTCCTTGCAGGTGACATACGCGCAGTGGATCACCGTTGGAACCAACATGGTCTGGGCGGAGACAACCTGGAAGGAAAATGTAGGAGCCTCCACCCTGGTCCCATTAGCCTCCTCCATTGGAGTGGCAAAGGGAAGCCTTGGCTAAGACTAGATTCTAGGAAGCCTTGCACTGTTGACCACCTTTGGGCCCCTTATGATCTCTACCGTCCATCCACTCATTCATTGGAAGAGTAA
- the LOC101217772 gene encoding BSD domain-containing protein 1, translated as MNFFRSVFSDDPDPSTASKTEPQSPHKSSFEEGEQSSDSSPLSNPTPVDDAGAWSFGGLIKTLSARSESVIETYRRDLQEFGSGLKKEIEVAHGSLETVGHAFDEFGSSVLKGTAQIIAQGKNAIQAIDQESDSDSSTNQNLSNQRSSNSKPYSRFDAQVRSLQGDTATYCDEPEDLGDYEKWRSQFVLNDKSEEIENLIEENGAIDNIHKKVVPNVVDNETFWFRYFYKVHKLKQAEDVRANLVKRAIAREEEEDLSWDVDDDDDNEGYNEMNAGSKGDTVKNDVSNEDQGKATKGEEVNVEHSTANVEVKDDLPAKEEVGGKESIEVVKELNGGSSVGDDGKREKSSSVEELEGEKKGSDQKVHLEGGSGSNNKDRGLKPMAVEAKSDHGESSKDSDVSIVSTQPSMPEDEDLGWDEIEDLSIIEEKKGVVTQGGITNREEIQKRLSTAEDDEDLDWGTDTE; from the coding sequence ATGAATTTCTTCAGATCGGTGTTTTCCGACGATCCCGATCCTTCCACCGCGTCCAAAACTGAACCTCAATCGCCTCATAAATCCTCTTTCGAAGAAGGAGAACAATCATCGGATTCCAGTCCTCTTTCCAATCCAACCCCTGTCGACGATGCCGGAGCTTGGAGTTTCGGTGGGTTGATCAAGACTTTGAGTGCTAGATCGGAGTCAGTTATCGAGACTTACCGACGCGATCTCCAGGAATTTGGTTCGGGTTTGAAGAAGGAAATTGAAGTCGCCCATGGATCGCTGGAGACGGTAGGGCATGCTTTTGATGAATTCGGTAGCTCCGTTTTGAAAGGTACGGCTCAAATTATCGCTCAAGGTAAGAATGCGATCCAAGCTATAGATCAAGAATCTGATTCTGATAGTAGTACTAACCAGAATTTGAGTAATCAAAGAAGCTCAAATTCCAAGCCTTATAGTAGGTTTGATGCTCAGGTTCGTTCGCTTCAAGGCGATACGGCCACTTACTGTGATGAACCTGAAGATTTGGGTGATTATGAGAAGTGGAGATCACAATTTGTTCTGAATGATAAGagtgaagaaattgaaaacttgATTGAAGAAAATGGAGCTATTGATAATATACACAAGAAGGTTGTTCCTAATGTTGTTGATAATGAAACTTTCTGGTTTAGGTATTTTTATAAAGTGCATAAGCTTAAGCAAGCTGAGGATGTTAGGGCTAATCTTGTGAAGAGAGCTATTGctagagaagaagaggaggattTGAGTTGGGATGTCGATGATGACGATGACAATGAAGGATATAATGAGATGAATGCTGGGTCGAAAGGGGATACAGTGAAGAATGATGTAAGTAATGAAGATCAGGGTAAGGCTACAAAAGGTGAAGAAGTGAATGTCGAGCATTCTACTGCTAATGTTGAAGTGAAGGATGATTTACCAGCGAAGGAGGAAGTCGGTGGGAAAGAATCTATTGAAGTTGTGAAGGAATTGAATGGAGGAAGCTCTGTTGGTGACGATGGAAAGAGGGAGAAGAGTTCTTCTGTTGAGGAATtagaaggagaaaagaaagggtCTGATCAGAAAGTCCATTTGGAAGGTGGTTCTGGGTCGAATAACAAGGATCGAGGATTGAAACCGATGGCTGTCGAGGCCAAGTCTGATCATGGTGAATCTTCTAAAGACAGTGATGTTTCAATTGTTTCAACACAGCCTTCTATGCCTGAGGACGAAGATCTCGGGTGGGATGAGATTGAGGATTTGAGCATCATtgaggaaaagaaaggagTAGTAACTCAAGGTGGGATAACAAATAGAGAGGAAATACAAAAGCGATTGAGTACTgctgaagatgatgaagatctGGACTGGGGTACCGATACAGAATAA
- the LOC101203670 gene encoding RNA demethylase ALKBH10B translates to MPMAAGATERARPVVMPAAAAMTVTDTLAKDAVLGWFRGEFAAANAIIDALCGHMAQVSESGGSEYEAVFGAIHRRRLNWIPVLQMQKYHPIADVAVELRKVTAAKKKKMNKNQEEEVKGGGEVEAVEVALAEGDGDGYGDVEMEVKKMSEEDEKEFVEEDEKEFVEEDEKEFVEEDEKEIVEEETNDGKLKIEEISIEINEIDGGRNEVLAPIEEEDSIGSEITDSGSQGGEEVQANSASVEICSNHEECEARPGQMKLTKGFSAKEPVKGHMVNVVKGLKCYEDIFTQSELGRLNDFVDDLRSAANNGELSGGTFILFNKQVKGSRREMIQLGVPIFRQIGEESGNNSQTSNIEPIPHILMTVIDHLIQWQLIPEYKRPNGCLFNFFEEGEYSQPFQKPPHLEQPISTLVLSESTMAFGRSIVSDNEGNYKGPLTLSLKEGSLLVMRGNSADVARHVMCASPNKRVTITFFRVRPEYDQCQSPTPQMSNAMTLWQPTVAGTCALPNGATYGYEAMEVMPKWGILRAPVVMLAPVRPMVMSPGRSQRDGTGVFLPWAVNTRKPAKHLPPRARKGRFLALPPAVETRLPDSSHEPGISV, encoded by the exons ATGCCGATGGCGGCGGGGGCGACTGAGCGAGCGCGGCCGGTGGTGATGCCGGCGGCGGCGGCGATGACGGTGACGGACACATTAGCGAAGGACGCGGTGTTAGGGTGGTTCAGAGGGGAGTTTGCGGCGGCGAACGCGATAATAGATGCGTTGTGTGGACATATGGCGCAGGTGAGTGAAAGTGGAGGATCGGAGTATGAAGCAGTGTTTGGTGCGATTCATAGACGGAGGTTGAATTGGATCCCGGTGTTGCAAATGCAGAAGTATCATCCGATCGCTGACGTTGCGGTGGAGCTTCGGAAAGTGACGGCggcgaagaagaagaagatgaacaagAATCAGGAGGAGGAGGTGAAAGGCGGAGGTGAGGTGGAGGCTGTGGAGGTGGCGTTGGCTGAGGGCGATGGCGATGGCTATGGCGATGTTGAAATGGAGGTGAAGAAGATGAGTGAAGAGGATGAGAAGGAATTTGTTGAAGAGGATGAGAAGGAATTTGTTGAAGAGGATGAGAAGGAATTTGTTGAAGAGGATGAGAAGGAAATTGTTGAAGAGGAAACAAATGATGGAAAATTGAAGATCGAAGAGATTTCGATTGAGATTAACGAAATTGATGGCGGAAGAAATGAGGTTTTGGCTcccattgaagaagaagattccATTGGAAGCGAGATAACTGATTCAG GATCTCAAGGAGGAGAAGAAGTGCAGGCCAATTCTGCAAGTGTTGAAATTTGTTCTAACCATGAAGAGTGTGAAGCACGTCCAGGACAGATGAAGTTGACAAAAGGTTTTTCCGCCAAGGAGCCAGTAAAAGGCCACATG GTGAATGTAGTGAAAGGATTGAAGTGTTATGAAGATATTTTCACCCAATCTGAATTGGGCAGGTTGAATGACTTTGTTGATGACCTTCGCTCTGCTGCAAATAACGGGGAGCTTTCTG GAGgcacatttattttattcaacaaGCAGGTTAAAGGCAGCCGGCGAGAGATGATCCAGCTTGGCGTGCCCATTTTTAGACAGATAGGAGAAGAATCGGGCAATAACAGCCAAACAA GCAACATAGAGCCAATTCCGCATATTCTTATGACGGTCATAGATCATCTCATTCAGTGGCAACTGATTCCAGAGTACAAAAGACCAAATGGATgtcttttcaatttctttgaaGAG GGTGAGTATTCACAGCCATTCCAGAAACCTCCACATTTAGAACAACCCATTTCCACTCTCGTTCTTTCTGAATCAACTATGGCTTTTGGGCGTTCTATTGTTAGTGATAATGAAGGCAACTATAAAGGACCACTCACATTGTCCTTGAAGGAAGG GTCACTTTTGGTCATGAGGGGCAACAGTGCAGATGTTGCACGCCATGTCATGTGTGCATCTCCTAATAAAAGGGTCACCATCACGTTCTTCCGAGTTCGGCCAGAGTATGATCAATGCCAATCACCAACCCCTCAGATGTCCAATGCTATGACTCTATGGCAACCAACGGTTGCAGGTACATGTGCCTTGCCTAATGGAGCCACCTATGGCTATGAAGCAATGGAGGTAATGCCAAAATGGGGGATCCTTCGTGCACCAGTGGTCATGTTAGCTCCTGTGCGCCCTATGGTAATGAGCCCTGGACGATCTCAACGTGATGGCACTGGAGTGTTCTTACCATGGGCTGTTAATACAAGAAAACCAGCAAAACATCTTCCTCCCCGTGCTCGAAAAGGACGGTTCCTTGCATTACCTCCTGCTGTCGAAACTCGTCTACCAGACTCATCTCACGAGCCAGGCATAAGTGTTTGA